Proteins found in one Miscanthus floridulus cultivar M001 chromosome 4, ASM1932011v1, whole genome shotgun sequence genomic segment:
- the LOC136552028 gene encoding uncharacterized protein: MGRPRGGKAKRPPSSQATKSEDADAGSGGEEEEAVMPAYKRRGRRPQKHHKADDTDDDDEEDAAAAKSEPKEPDAKPVMASPDENGGGKKRRRRRQPKRGCDSAAEEKDEAVKLKQSGGFRHHGSRRKSTPRRAAEAGVECK; the protein is encoded by the coding sequence ATGGGCAGGCCAAGAGGAGGGAAGGCTAAACGGCCGCCGTCGTCCCAAGCTACCAAGAGCGAAGATGCCGATGCCGGCAGCGGCGGCGAAGAAGAGGAGGCCGTGATGCCAGCCTACaagaggagggggcggcggccGCAGAAGCACCACAAGGCTGATgacaccgacgacgacgacgaggaggacgcTGCTGCTGCCAAGTCCGAGCCCAAGGAGCCGGACGCGAAACCGGTCATGGCCTCGCCGGATGAGAACGGAGGAGGGAAgaagaggaggcggcggcggcagccgaaGCGCGGCTGCGACTCGgcggccgaggagaaggacgaggcCGTGAAGCTGAAGCAGAGCGGCGGATTCCGGCATCATGGGAGCCGCCGGAAGAGCACCCCGCGCCGAGCTGCCGAGGCAGGAGTGGAGTGCAAG